AGGATGTTGGCGGCGTCCAGCGAGGGCATCACCAGCAGGTTGGCGCTGCCTTCGAAGCTGTTCTGCCCGGCCGGCAGGTAGACAGCGCGGATGTTCTCGTCCAGCGCGGCGTCGCCGTGCACTTCACCCAGCACCGCCAGTTCCGGCGCTTCCTTCGCCAGGATCTCGCGCGCCTCGCGCATGCGCTGCGCGGACGGACGCTGCGAGGAACCGAAGATCGAGTGCGACACCAGCGCGACCTTCGGATCCAGGCCGAACTGGCGCAGCTCATCCGAGGCCAGGCGCGTGATCGCCGCCAGTTCCTTGCCGGACGGCTGGTCGTTGACGTAGGTGTCGGTGATGAACAGGGTGCCCTTGTCCAGCACCAGTGCGTTCATCGCCGCCATCACCTCGGCGCCCGGCGCCAGGCCGATGTCGCGCTGCACGTGCGCCAGGTGGCTGTCGTAGCTGCCCTTCATGCCGCAGATCAGGGCATCGACTTCGCCCGCCGCCAGCATCGCGGTGCCGCGCGCGGTCGTGTCATCGCCGCATTCGGCGAGGGTGTAGTCGGCGTCGCGTCGCAGGCGCAGGCCGGATTGCCTGATCGCCTGCTCGATCTCGGCGCCGCGGCCGATCAGCACGGGCTTGCCGAGGCCCTCGTCGACCACGGTCTGCACCGCGCGCAGCACGCGCGGATCCGCGCCTTCCGCATAGGCGACGCGGCGCAGGTCGGAAGCATTGAGCGCGCGCGCCTTGGCGAACACCGGCCGCATGAAGAAGCTGGTGTGGTAGGTCAAGGCCGCGAGCTGTTCGCGGTAGGCGCCCATGTCCTCGATCGGGCGCGTGGCGACGCCGGAAGCCTGGGCCGCGGCGGCCACGGCCGGGGCGATCGCCGCCATCAGGCGCGGATCGAAGGGTTTCGGGATGATGTAGTCGGGGCCGAAGCTCAGGTCCTGGCCGGCGTAGGCGGCGGCCACGGCGTCATTCGCCTCGGCCTCGGCGAGTTCCGCGATCGCGGTCACGCAGGCCAGCTTCATCTCGGTGGTGATGCGGGTCGCCCCGCAGTCCAGGGCGCCGCGGAAGATGTAGGGGAAGCACAGCACGTTGTTGACCTGGTTCGGGTAGTCCGAACGGCCGGTCGCGACGATGCAGTCCGGACGCGCGGCCTTCGCCACTTCCGGACGGATCTCGGGTTCCGGATTGGCCAGCGCCAGGATCACCGGACGCGCCGCCATGGTCCTGACCATGTCGGCGGTCAGCACGCCGGCGGTCGAGCAGCCGAGGAAGACGTCGGCGCCGTCCACGATATCCGCCAGGCTGCGCGCGGAGGTGTCCTGGGCATAGCGCGCCTTGTTGGCTTCCATGTTCGCCTCGCGGCCCTTCCAGATCACGCCGCGCGAGTCGGTGACGTAGATGTTCTGCTGCCGGACGCCCAGGCTGACCATCATGTCCAGGCAGGCGATCGCCGCGGCGCCGGCGCCGGACGCCACCAGCTTCACCGCGCCGATGTCCTTGCCGACCACCTTCAGGGCGTTCAGCAGGGCCGCGCTGGAGATGATCGCGGTGCCGTGCTGGTCGTCGTGGAAGACCGGGATGTTCATGCGCTCGGAGAGCTTCTTCTCGATGTAGAAGCATTCCGGGGCCTTGATGTCTTCCAGGTTGATGCCGCCGACGGTCGGCTCGAGCATGGCGATCGCTTCGATCAGCTTGTCCGGGTCGTTCTCGGCCAGCTCGAGGTCGAACACGTCGACGCCCGCGAATTTCTTGAAGAGGCAGCCCTTGCCCTCCATCACTGGCTTGGACGCCAGCGGGCCGATATTGCCCAGGCCCAGCACGGCGGTGCCGTTCGAGATCACGGCCACCAGGTTGCCGCGCGAGGTGTACTCGGCGGCCATGGCCGGATTGGCGGCGATTTCTTCGCAGGCGTAGGCGACGCCAGGGGAATAGGCCAGCGACAGGTCGCGCTGGTTGGACAGCGGCTTGGTGGCGACGACCTCGATCTTGCCGCGCACGGGGCTGCGGTGGTAATCGAGGGCGTCGGCGCGCAGCTGCGCGTCCTTGCCCGGTTCCTGGATGCCGCTATCGAGGCTGCTTTCGGTGCTCATGGGTTCTCCCTTTGTTTCGAATGGCTATCATGTTCTCAGAAACGGCCGTGCCGCGCACGGGACGGCCTCGAACGGCGCAGCCTGCCGCTCAGAAAGCGTCGTGCGCCACGGTCAGGTGGGTGACGTTCGGGGCGCCGTCGAAGCAATGCCCGACCAGGGCGCGCCAGGCCTGGAAGTCTTCGCTGCCGCGGAAATGCACGGTATGGTCTTCCAGCGTCGCCCACTCCACCAGCAGGCGGTAGGCGCGCGGGTTCTCGACGCCGCGCATCACCCGCATGCCCTGGCAGCCCTGCGCCCGCTTGAACAGCGGCGCGGCCTGGCGCACGCCCTCCTCGAACGCCGCCTCCATCCCTTCCTTCACCAGGATCTCCGCACTTTCCAGCACCATATCGCTTTCCTTTCGTTAGTTTGAATACACAGGATCAGGACGATTATGCCAGTTGCGCCCGGATGCGGTATCGTGACGGTCCCGTTCCAGGAGCCCCCATGACGACAGCGTTTCATTTCTACGAGCCGCGCCACGGCCACGGCCTGCCGCACGATCCCTTCAACGCCATCGTCGGCCCGCGTCCGATCGGCTGGATCTCCTCGCGCAGCCGGTCCGGCATCCTCAACCTCGCGCCCTACAGCTTCTTCAACGCCTTCAACTACGTGCCGCCGATCGTCGGCTTCGCCAGCATCGGCTGGAAGGACACGGTGCGCAACATCGAAGAGACGGGCGAGTTCTGCTGGAACCTGGCCACGCGGCCGCTGGCCGAACAGATGAACCGGAGCTGCGCCGCGGTCCCGCCCGAGACCGACGAATTCGCGCTCGCGGGCCTCAGCCCGGCGCCCTCGCGCGTGGTCGGCGCGCCGCGCGTGGCCGAGACCCCGGTCTCGATGGAATGCCGCCTGACCCAGCTGCTGCAGCTGCAGCGCGCCGACGGCAGCCAGGTGCCGACCTGGCTGGTGCTGGGCGAGGTGGTCGGCGTGCACATCGACCGCGCCCTGCTCAGGGATGGGGTCTACGACACCGCGGCCGGTCAGCCCATCCTGCGCGGCGGCGGCCCGGCCGATTACTTCTCGATCGGCCCCGATCAGCTCTTCAGGATGTTCAGGCCGGGCTGAAGGAATTCCAAGGAATTTTGATCTACATCAAGATCGGTTTTGACAGCGGCAAGCGCTAGGCATACAGTGTCTTTCAGTGCTTCGGGGAGGAACCGAGACCATGTACAAGACCATCCTCATCCACGTCGACGGCGGCGCCCGCCAGGACAGCCGGCTGCGCGCCGCCGCCCTGCTCGCCGTCCGGCACGGCGCCCACCTGATCGGCAGCAGCGCCACCGGCATCTCGTGGATGGACTTCAGCCTGCTGACCGCCTCGATGGCGGCCCCGGTCATCGCCGACGACTACCAGCGCCTGCGCGATGCAGCCGCCGCCCGCCTCGAATCCTTCCGCCTCGCCGCCGAACACCTGGGCGTGGCCGCGCCCGAAGTCCGCCTGGCCGAGGACGATCCGCGCTTTGCCCTGCTGCTGCAGTCGCGCTATGTCGACCTGGTGGTGCTCAGCCAGAACGGCGACGAGGTGCAGGAATCGGGCCTGCCGGTGCGCGTGCGCGCCCTGCCCGAGCACCTGGCCCTGCGCGGCGCCAGGCCGGTGCTGGTGGTGCCCGGCGACTATCAGGGCGAACCGATTCCCGGCACCGCGGTCGCGGCCTGGGACGGCGGCATCCCGGCGCTGCGGGCGATCACCGCGGCCCTGCCGCTGCTGGCGCTGGCCGCCAGCGTCAAGCTGGCGGTCGTCAACCCCGATGCCCTGTCCGAGCTGCACGGCGAACAGCCCGGCGCCGACATCGCGCTCTGGCTGGCGCGCCACGGCGCGCGGGTCGAGGTCGTCGTCGAACGCAGCCGCACCACCGCCGGCGCCGCCCTGTGCGGACTGGCGCGCGACTGCGGCGCCGGGCTGATGGTGGCCGGCGCCTTCGGCCACAGCCGCTACCGCGAATGGATCCTGGGCGGCACCACCCGCGAGCTGCTCGAACGCGCCCCGGTACCGCTGCTGATCGCGCACTGAGGACCCGCGCCGATGACGCCGCGCCGCCCGCCGCAAGCGCCGCCGGCCTACAGCGCGGCGCTGCGCCATGCGCGCCGCCAGCTCTGCAGCCGTCTGGCGCGCTGCGCCGGCGCGCCGGACGAGTGCTTCGTGCGCGAGTACGCGGACATCGTGGCCGAGGTCGAAGCCCACCTGCACCACGAGGAAGTCGTGATGGAAGCCTGCCGCGTGCAGCGGCTGGAGGAAAGGGTGCACGAGAAGCGCCAGGAAAACGCGGCCATCCTCGCCGCCCTGCACCACACGCTGCCCCAGGTCGAGGACGGCGAGCTCGGCATGGCGCGCCGGCTGGTCGCCGCGCTCGCCGGCATCCTGTCCCTGCACCGCATCAGTGCCGACCTGGCCCTGCCGCACCGGCCGCCGGCGCCGGCCGGGCCGCCGCGCATGCGCGGACGGGCGGCGCGCCCGCCCGCACCCATGCCCGCGCGCACGCCGCCGCGCGCCGCGCGCCGTCTCCGTTCCCGCGACGCGCCGGAACGCTTTTCCTTCCCAACGGAGATCCCGATGTCGCTGCAGTCCATCCTGGTCCATGCCGACCTGTCCCGGCACGCGCCGGCCCGCATCCATGCGGCCGCGCTGCTGGCCCGCGAACACGGCGCGCACCTGACCGGGGCCGCCATGATGGGCGTTTCGCGCGCCATCTTCCCCGATGGCTACCAGGAGCGGCCCGGCTCCCTGAGCGCCGCCTGCTTCGACCCGCTGGCGGAAAACGCCCGCCTGGCGCTGTCGCGCTTCGAGGAAATCGCCAGCGCGCTCGGTGTCCCGCACGACACCCGGCTGGTGCCGGACGACGTCGACGACGGGCTGGCGATGCTGTCGCGCTTCGCCGACCTGGTCGTGGTCAGCCAGGACGATCCGGACGAATCGACCTCCGACCGCGTGCTGCGCATGCCCGATTACGTGGTCCTGAACAGTCCGCGCCCGGTGCTGGTGATCCCGCGCGACGCGACGCCGGAAGACGGCCTGGGACGGCGCATCCTGCTGGGCTGGGACGGCAGCCGCGAAGCCGCGGCGGCGATGGGCGCCGCGCTGCCGCTGCTGCGCCGGGCGGACGCGGTGACGGTGGCGATGCTGTCCGGACCCGGACTGGCGCCGGCCGACTGCGCGGCCCAGCAGCAGGAACTGCTCGCCTTCCTGGGCCGGCACCGGGTCCGGCCCGCGGTGCTGGTGCGCGATTGCCGGGCCGAGTATGGCGGCGACACCGGCCGCGCCCTGCTGGCGATGGCGGACGAGCGTGCGGCCGACCTGCTGGTGATGGGCTGCTACGGCCACAGCCGCCTGCGCGAACTGTGCCTGGGCGGCGCCAGCCGCACGGTGCTGGCCGAAGCGCGCATCGCGACCTTGCTGGTTCACTGAGCGGCGCGGCGTCGGGCGCGCCGCCCGATCCAGGCATACAGCGCCGCATTCAGGACCAGCACCCCGACGCCCAGCCCGAGCTGCAGCGTGCGCGTCAGCCCGGGCGGATAGATCAGCGGCACGAGGTAGTGGTCGATGAAGCCACCGCGATAGCCGGCCTCACCTGCCAGCGTGCGGAAAGCCAGCTCGGCCCAGGTCAGCGGGCAGACCGCGCCGGCCGCCTCCACCAGGAAGCCCCAGCCGGCCGCGGCGAGATGCAGGGGCAGCCAGCAGCGCCGGCGCGCCACCAGCAGCGCGCCGAACACGACGAACAGGATGAAGCCGAGGTGCAGCAGTAGAACGGCATCGGCCAACAAGCGGTAGAGCATAGTCCCAATTGAGCGACATCAAACGCGTAGTGTCATACCCACCTATTCTGCCTATGAACCGCAGGAAGGAGAACAACATGCCATCCAGAATCGTATTCCAGCGGACTGCCTGCCTCGGCGTCGCGGCCCTGCTGCTGTCGGGCGCCTACCCGCACGCCACGGCGCACACGCCTGCCGATCAGGACCAGCAGGCCGGGCATGCAGGCGGCAGCGATACCGCCACCCGGCGCCAGCAGGCCGCCGTCAAGCGCATCGGCGACGCGGTCGGTGTGGTCAACGCCATGCTGCAGGAACCCGGCATGCAGGACCTGCTGTCGCGCGCGCGCGGCGTGTACATCGTGCCGACCTACGGACGCGCCGCGCTCGGGGTCGGCGGCGAAGGCGGCTCCGGCGTGCTGATGGTGAGGCGCGCCGACGGCAACTGGGGCAACCCGGCCTTTTTCAATATCGGCGGCGTCAGCGTCGGCTTGCAGGTCGGCGTCGAGGGCGGCCCGCTCGCCCTGCTGCTGATGAACCAGAAGGCGGTCGACCATTTCCGCAACAAGAACAATTTCTCGCTGAGCGCGGACGTCGGCCTGACCGTCGTGAACTATACCCGCCTGGCGCAGGGCATGGCGACCGGCGACGTGGTCGCCTGGTCCGGCCACAAGGGTCTGTTCGGCAATGCCGCGACGCTGGCGATCAATGACATCCGCTACAACCAGCGCCTGAACGAAGCTTATTACGGCAAGGCAATGACGGCGCTGCAGACGATCGACAGCACCGAGAAAAATTCCCAGGCCGATGCCCTGCGCAAAGTGCTTGGAAAGTAGAAATATCCCGGCGTATAAGCACTTGGCCGGCCGCAAATGCGCATGCCGATCGTCCCGTGCGGGGATTCGCACGCGCGCGGCAATGGCGTACATTGCAGTCTTCCTGATTGAGAAGAGACCGCCATGTACGCAACGAACTGGAACACCTTCGGCACCCTCGGTGCCATGGCCCTCAAGCAGATGGACCGCAGCCGCCAGGCGCGCGGCCAGATGCTGGAGCGCGCCGGCTATGGCCCGCAGCCGACCCCATCCACGATCCTGCACAGCGAGCCCGGCCTGAACCTGCGCCGCTTCGGCCCGCAGCACGCCGAAGGCCCGGCGGTACTGCTGGTGCCGGCGCCGATCAAGCGCGCCTATATCTGGGACATGGCGCCCGAAGTCAGCGTGGTGCAGCGCTGGCTGGAGCGCGGCTACCGGGTCTACCTGGCCGAATGGACGCAAGCGGACGAGACCGAATCCGACGAAGGCTTCGGCCTGGCGGGCTACGCCGACCGCCTGCTGGTCGCCTGCCGCGCCGCCATCGCAGCCGACGGCGCCACCGGCAAGCCGGCCATCGTCGGCCACTCGCTGGGCGGGATCCTGGCCGCGATCCACAGCTGCCTGTATCCGGACCAGCTGCGCGCCACCATCCTGCTGGAGTCGCCGCTGCACTTCCAGCCCGGCTCCTGCTGCTTCAACAAGCTGGTGCAGGCCACGCCCGATGCGCGCGAGATCGCCTCGACCTTCGGGCGGGTGCCCGGCGTGTTCCTGAACACCATGAGCGCGATGGCCGAGCCGCAGGCTTTCCAGTGGGAACGATGGACCGACCGCTGGCTGTCGCTGGGGGACCCGCAAGCCCTCGCGACCCACATGCGGGTCGAGCGCTGGACCCACGACGAATTCGCGCTGCCGGGCAAGCTGTTCATCGACCTCGTCGAATCGCTCTACCGCAGGGACGAGCTGATGCAGGGCGAACTCGACATCGGCGGCCGGCAGGTCGGCCCGTCCGCCCTCAGCACGCCCCTGCTGAGCGTGGTCGACCCGCGCAGCAAGCTGATTCCGCCGGCGGCCATGCTGCCCTTCCACGAAGCGGCCGCGAGCGAGCGCAAGCAGGTGCTGCACTACGAGGGCGATGTCGGCGTCAACCTGCAGCACGTCGGGGTGCTGGTGGGCCGCAACGCCCACGCCAGGATCTGGCCGGCGGTGTTCGACTGGCTGGGCTAGTCCTACAAGGGACGCAGGAACAGGCCCACCGTCAGCGCCACGCCGATGCCGACGATGGCCACCCGCAGCGCCTTCTCGTTGACCCGGTGCAGGGCCCAGGTGCCGGCCAGCCCGCCGGCGATGGCGCCGAGCGCCAGCACTGCCGCCTGCAGCCAGTGCAGCTCGGGCGACGTGAGGAACAGGACCACCGCCGAGGCGTTCATCGCGCCCGCCAGCACGTTCTTGGTACCGCCGGCGTTGCGCGCAGACAGCCCGGCCATGGTCAGCGCCGCCATCATCAGGATGCCGATGCCGCCGCCGAAATAGCCGCCGTAGACCGCAATCACGAACTGCGCGGCGCCGGTGCTGAAGGGGCCGAGGTGCGCCGCCTTCTCGGCCGAGCCCTTGCGGAAGAAGCTGCCCCAGGTGAACAAGGCAGTGGCGAACAGCACCAGCCACGGCACCAGGCGCGCGAACACCTTGGGCGAGGTATGCAGCAGCAGGAGGCCGCCGGCCGCGCCGCCGAGGATGCTCAGGATGAACAGCGCGCGGAAGGACAGCCCGGCCGCGCCGCTCACCAGCTTGCGGCCGGCGTAGCCCGACGCGATCTGGCCGGGAAACAGCGCCACCGTCGAGGTGATGTTCGCGGCCAGCGGCGACATCCCGGACAGGATCAGCGCCGGCAGCGTGACGAAGGAGCCGCCCCCGGCGAGGGTGTTCTGTATGCCGGCCCAGACGCCGGCGAGGAAGATCAGCAGGAACAGCATCGCGTTTCCCGCCTCAGGCGGCGAGCACCTGCGGCCCGATCTCGCTCAGCGACTTCACGCCGGTCAGGACCATGTTCGTGCGGATGTCCTTCTCCATGATCGCCAGCAGGCGTTCGACCCCGGCCTGGCCCCCGGTCGCCAGTGCGTAGATGAAGGCGCGGCCGATCAGGACGCCGTCGGCGCCCAGCGCCAGCATGCGGAACACGTCGGTGCCGGTGCGCACGCCGCCGTCGGCGAAGATCGTCATCTTGCCCTTGACCGCGTCGGCGATCGCCGGCAGCACGCTGGCCGAGGACGGCGCGCCGTCGAGCTGGCGGCCGCCGTGGTTCGAGACCACGATGCCGTCGGCGCCGAAGGCCAGGGCGTCGCGCGCGTCTCCGGTGTCGAGGATGCCCTTCAGGACCAGCTTGCCCTTCCACTCGTCGCGGATCCACTGCAGGTCCTGCCAGCTGATGCCGGGATCGAAATTCGAACCGAGCCAGCCGATATAGTCCTCGAGGCCGGTCGCATGGCCGCGGTAGGTCGAGATGTTGCCGAGGTCGTGCGGGCGGCCGTGCAGGCCGACATCCCAGGCCCAGCGCGGATGCATCATCGCCTGCAGGATGCGGCGGCGCGGGCCGGCGTCGCCGCTCATGCCGCTGTGCAGGTCACGGTAGCGGTTGCCGGGCACCGGCATGTCGACCGTGAAGATCAGGGTCGTGGCCCCCAGTTCGCTGGCGCGGCGCATGATGTCGCGCATGAAGCCGCGGTCCTTCAGCACGTAGAGCTGGAACCAGATCGGCTTCGATGCCTTGGCCGCCACCTCTGCCAGCGAGCAGACCGAGACCGTGGACTGGATGAAGGGGATGTTGGCGCGGCAGGCCGCCTGCGCCGCCTGGACTTCGCCGCGGCGCGCGTACATGCCGGCCAGGCCGATCGGGGCCAGCGCGATCGGCAAGGCGTGCTCCTGGCCGAACCAGTGGGTGCCGAGGTCGAGATGCTCGGAGCCGCGCAGCACGCGCTGGCGCAGCTTGACGGTCTGCAGGTCGTCGACGTTGGCGCGGAGGGTCTGTTCGGCGCCGGCGCCGCCGTCGAGGTAGTGGAACAGGAAGGGCGGCAGCTTGCGCCGCGCGGCTTCGCGGAAATCGGTTGCGGAAGAGATGATCATGGGTCTCGGGATGCCTGCCATTGGCTGTTCTTGTCGTATTGTCCAGTGTACGACGAAATGCCCGTCATGGGCAGGCCGGGCGCTTGATTTCCGGGCCGCGATGCTATAGTGTGCCGGCCCTTTCCATTGCAGAGTAAAGACATCACGATGTTCCCGGCAGTTTCCCTCGACGTGGCGGCGGCCCTGAAGACGCTCGTCCTGACCCTCGACCTGGTCGGCACCTTCGTGTTCGCCCTCAGCGGCGCGACCGCCGGCGTCAAGCGCCGGCTCGACATCTTCGGCGTGCTCGTGCTTTCTTTCGTGGCCGCGAATTCCGGCGGCATCGTGCGCGACCTGCTGATCGGCGCCCGGCCGCCCGCCGCCATCAGCGACTGGCGCTACCTGCTGGTGTCGGTGCTGGCCGGGCTGCTGATCTTCTTCTGGTATCCGAAGCTGCGCCACCTGAAAAACCCGGTGCTCGTGTTCGACGGCGCCGGCCTGGCGCTGTTCTGCGTGGCCGGCGCGCAGAAGGCCCTGGTGTTCGGCCTGGAGCCCGTCATGGCGGCCCTGCTCGGCATGCTGACCGGGGTCGGCGGCGGCGTCGCGCGCGACGTGCTGCTGTCCGAAGTGCCGGCCGTGCTGCGCGCCGAGGTGTATGCGGTGGCGGCCCTGGCCGGCGCCGCCGTGGTGGTGCTCGGCCATGTGCTGGGCCTGCCGTCCACGCCGATGGCCTGCGCCGGCGCAGCCCTGTGCTTCCTGCTGCGCATGGCGGCGATCCGCTGGGACTGGCACCTGCCGGTGGCGCGCCTGCCTCAAGAGTAAGTGCGGAGTGCGACCGCTTTTATTGACATAAGTCAGTTACCCTTGGATATCATCGGCGCATTCCGAGGGCTTGCGTCAATTCCGCGCCCGGCAAACTTGCCTTCGCCGCCCTGCTGTTTTCCTTCCTCGGCGGAGCGATCCTCGAGCGCTGGAGCGTCGGCGCCCGGGTCCGGCGCCGACGCTGATGGCCGCGCTGCCCGTGGCCTGGTGCCTGTGGACCTCGGCGGCGCTGCTGTGCATCGTCCTGTGCGGAGCGGAACTCCTCAGGGGCAGGCGCGGACGCTGAACGTGCTCGCGGGCGCGGCAAAGCGCCAGTCGACAAGGAAGCCGCGTCTCGCTGTAGAATCCGCTCTTTGCCCTCCTCGCGCCCATGAACACACGCCCGCCGCTGTCCGCCGCCACGCCCCCGGTTCCCGACCTGGTCCTCGGACTGGAAGACCGTCCCCCCGTCCTGGTCGGCATCCTCGCCGCCCTCCAGCACCTCCTGGCCATCATCGTCCCCATCGTCACGCCGGGCCTGCTGATCTGCCAGGCGCTGGGCGTATCGGCGCGCGACACCAACCTGATCGTCTCGATGTCGCTGGTGGTGTCCGGGATCGCCACCTTCGTCCAGTGCCGCCGCTTCGGCCCCTTCGGCGCCGGCCTGCTGATCGTGCAGGGCACCAGCTTCAACTTCGTCGGCCCGCTGATCGCCGGCGGCAGCCTGATGGTCAAGCAGGGCACGCCGGTGGAAGCCGTGATGGCGGCGATCTTCGGCGTGGTGGTGGCCGGCTCCTTCATCGAAATGGGCGTGTCGCGCGTGCTGCCCTTCCTGAAGCGCATGATCACGCCGCTGGTCACCGGCATCGTGGTGCTGATGATCGGCCTCACCCTGATCAAGGTCGGCCTGATCAGCATGGGCGGCGGCTTCGGCGCCATGTCGAACGGGACCTTCGCGAACGGCGAGAACCTGATGCTGTCCGGCGTGGTCCTGGCCATCATCGTCATCCTCAACCGGGTGCCCATCGTGTGGATGCGCAGCGCCGCCATCATCATCGCGCTGGCGGTCGGCTACCTGCTGGCGGGTTCGCTGGGACGGCTGGACTTCACCGGCATGCACCAGGCGGCCTGGTTCCAGGTCCCGCGGCCCCTGCACTTCGGCCTGAGCTTCTCGTGGTCGCTGTTCATCCCGATGATCGTGATCTACCTGGTCACCTCGCTCGAAGCGATCGGCGACGTCACCGCGACCAGCAAGGTATCGCGCGAACCGGTCGAAGGCGAGACCTGGATGCGGCGCATCAAGGGCGGCGTGCTGGTGAACGGCGCCAACTCCCTGCTGGCCGGCCTGCTCAACACCTTCCCCAGCTCGATCTTCGCCCAGAACAACGGCGTGATCCAGCTGACCGGCATCGCCAGCCGCCATGTCGGCATGTGGATCGCCCTGTTCCTGGTCGTGCTGGGCCTCTTCCCCAGCGTGGCCGGCGTGATCCAGGCGGTGCCGGAGCCGGTGCTGGGCGGCGCCGCCATGGTGATGTTCGGCGCGGTTGCCGCGGCCGGCATCAACATCCTGGCCAGCGTGACCCTGGACCGCCGCGCCCTCCTGATCATCGCGGTGTCGCTGGCGCTGGGCCTGGGCGTGTCGCAGGTGCCGGAATTCCTGGCCCACGTCCCGTCCGCGCTGCGCAACGTGCTGGAGTCGGGCGTGGCAACGGGCGGCATCTGCGCCGTGCTGATGAACTGGTTCCTGCCGGCCGCGCACGAAACGGGCGCCGGAACCGCCTGAGCTAATCCAGGCGCAGGTGCCGGGCGTGGGCGTAGCAGACGTAGTCGCGCCCGCGCGCGAAGGCCAGCAGCGTCATGCCGGCCCGCTCGGCCAGCTCGACCGCCGCCAGCGTCGGCGCCGACATGCCGACCAGGGCCGGAACGCCCGCCATGATCGCCTTCTGCG
This window of the Massilia sp. WG5 genome carries:
- the lldD gene encoding FMN-dependent L-lactate dehydrogenase LldD, coding for MIISSATDFREAARRKLPPFLFHYLDGGAGAEQTLRANVDDLQTVKLRQRVLRGSEHLDLGTHWFGQEHALPIALAPIGLAGMYARRGEVQAAQAACRANIPFIQSTVSVCSLAEVAAKASKPIWFQLYVLKDRGFMRDIMRRASELGATTLIFTVDMPVPGNRYRDLHSGMSGDAGPRRRILQAMMHPRWAWDVGLHGRPHDLGNISTYRGHATGLEDYIGWLGSNFDPGISWQDLQWIRDEWKGKLVLKGILDTGDARDALAFGADGIVVSNHGGRQLDGAPSSASVLPAIADAVKGKMTIFADGGVRTGTDVFRMLALGADGVLIGRAFIYALATGGQAGVERLLAIMEKDIRTNMVLTGVKSLSEIGPQVLAA
- a CDS encoding trimeric intracellular cation channel family protein, translated to MFPAVSLDVAAALKTLVLTLDLVGTFVFALSGATAGVKRRLDIFGVLVLSFVAANSGGIVRDLLIGARPPAAISDWRYLLVSVLAGLLIFFWYPKLRHLKNPVLVFDGAGLALFCVAGAQKALVFGLEPVMAALLGMLTGVGGGVARDVLLSEVPAVLRAEVYAVAALAGAAVVVLGHVLGLPSTPMACAGAALCFLLRMAAIRWDWHLPVARLPQE
- a CDS encoding nucleobase:cation symporter-2 family protein produces the protein MNTRPPLSAATPPVPDLVLGLEDRPPVLVGILAALQHLLAIIVPIVTPGLLICQALGVSARDTNLIVSMSLVVSGIATFVQCRRFGPFGAGLLIVQGTSFNFVGPLIAGGSLMVKQGTPVEAVMAAIFGVVVAGSFIEMGVSRVLPFLKRMITPLVTGIVVLMIGLTLIKVGLISMGGGFGAMSNGTFANGENLMLSGVVLAIIVILNRVPIVWMRSAAIIIALAVGYLLAGSLGRLDFTGMHQAAWFQVPRPLHFGLSFSWSLFIPMIVIYLVTSLEAIGDVTATSKVSREPVEGETWMRRIKGGVLVNGANSLLAGLLNTFPSSIFAQNNGVIQLTGIASRHVGMWIALFLVVLGLFPSVAGVIQAVPEPVLGGAAMVMFGAVAAAGINILASVTLDRRALLIIAVSLALGLGVSQVPEFLAHVPSALRNVLESGVATGGICAVLMNWFLPAAHETGAGTA